The genome window TGATGGGCAGCGGCAGCGATAACGTGGCGCATTTCGCGCACCTCGGCGGCGGCTTGATGGGACTTGTGCTCGCCCTGCTCTGGCGCCGCCGATTGAGCCCATGGAGCTGAGCGCACCAACTTTGCGGCATGTTCGAGGAATTGAAGCGGCAGTGGCGGAGCGGCGGGATGGTGATCCGCCTCGTGCTGGTGAATGCGTCCGTTTTCGTCGCGCTGCACCTGATCAACCTGCCGTTCTGGGCCATGCGCCAGCCGGGCCCGGATATCCTGGGCTGGCTCTGGAGCAGGAGCGACCTCAGTGCCTTGATGCTCCGCCCGTGGACGATGGTCACCTACATGTTCACGCACTGGGGATTCGGGCACATCTTCTTCAACCTGCTGCTGCTCTGGTTCATGGGGCGGATCTTCGAGGACCTGCTCGGCAGCAAGCGCGTGCTGGGCAATTACCTGCTCGGCGGCTTCAGCGGCCTGGCGCTCTACCTGATCGGCTACAACGTGCTGCCGGTGTACGCGGACCAGGTGGCGGGCAGCAGCATCCACGGCGCCTCGGCGTCCGTGATGGCGGTGCTCGTGGGCATCGCGGCTTACCGGCCCGACTATGAGGTGCGGCTGCTGCTCTTCGGCACGGTCCGGCTGAAGTGGATCGCGCTGGTGCTCTTCCTCATCGACCTCGTGAGCGTGCAGGAGAGCGCCAACAGCGGCGGCCACCTCGCGCACATCGGAGGCGCGCTCTATGGCTACGCGTCATCCATGGCCCTGAAGCGCAGGAGCGGTGCGATGGATTGGTCATTGGCCTTCGTGAACGGGCTTGAGCGCTTCTTCGGCCGGTTCAAGCGGAAGAGCGGCGCGCGCATGCGCGTGGAGAAGCCCTTCTCCGGCAAGCGCCGTAGCGATGCTGATTTCAACGCGGCGAAGCGCGACCACCAGGCGCGCATCGATGCCATCCTCGACAAGATCAGCCGCAGCGGCTACGACAGCCTGAGCAAGGAGGAGAAGGATGTTCTCTTCAAGGCCGGGAAGTGAATTGGCTGAAGGTTGTTCTTTCGCTTCGCTCAGAATGAAAGGTTGATTCTTGAAGGTGATTCCGGTGCCGCGTCGATCCGAAGGGTCGACAACGATAAATGAAACCCGCCGAGCACGAACCGAAGCCTGCCAAGCGCCCCTCGCGTTGGCACCTGCCTTTGTGGTGGGCGAACGGCATCGCGGTCGGGCTGCTGCTGCTCACCTACTTAGCGCCGCATGTCAGTCCGCATGCGTTCTGGCCCTTGGCCTTGCTGGCCTTCGCTTATCCGTTCCAGCTCCTGGCGCATGCGGGCTTCCTGGTGTACTGGCTGCTCTTCCGCCGTAAGCGCATGCTGCTCTCCGGCTTGGCGCTGCTGATCGGCTACGGGCATCTCGCGGACCACATGCAACTCGCCGGGAGCGCTGCGCCGCCAACTGAGGAACTCGGCGAGCCGGTGAAGCTGCTCAGTTGGAACGTGCGCCTCTTCGACCTTTACAACTGGGACGACAACGAGCGCACGCGCGATGCCATCTTCGATGCGCTGGCCCGTGAGGACGCCGGCATCCTCTGCCTGCAGGAGTTCTTCCACAGCACCGACAAGCGCTACTTCCGCACACGGGATGCGATCATGCATGAACTCGGCTGCCGTTCGGAGCACATGGCCTGGACGCACACTGCCCGTTACGACCAGCACTACGGCATCGCCACCTTCAGCAAGCATCCGATCACGAGGCGAGGCCGCGTGCACTTCGGCCGGAAGACGAACAACATCTGCATCTGGAGCGACATCAAGCTGGGGACCGACACCATTCGGGTCTTCAATGCGCACCTGGCCAGCTTGCACTTCGGCGACGCCGATTACGATTTCCTCGATTCGCTCGGGCATGATCCGAGCACGGAGCTCCTGAAGCAGCACGGCGGACGCATCGCTGGGCTGCTGCGGAGCGGATTGGTTCGGCGCGCATCCGAAGCGGCCCGGATCGACAGCGCCATGCGCGCCAGCCCGCATCCGGTGGTCTTCTGCGGCGACATCAACGATGTGCCCATGAGCTATGCCTACCAGCTGCTTCGCGGTGATAAGCGCGATGCCTTCGTGGAGAGCGGCAGCGGCCTGGGCGGCACCTACATCGGCAGATTGCCCAAGCTCCGCATCGATCACATCCTGCACGATGAGGCCATTGAGTCGTGGGACTTCCAACGGCTGCCTGAGGAATTGAGCGATCACCATGGGCTCTCAGTGATGGTAGCGGTGAAGCGGGAATCGAACGATTGACCGTTGAAGGTGTATCGCAGCAATGCAAGGCGCATCCATGCGTTAGCGAACCAATCACCCCGGACCCATGAAGCTTCCCACCGCCATTCTCGCATTGATCGCGCTGATCGTCTTCTTTCCCGCATGCCAGCGCGCCCCGGATTCCGAATCAGCTAGCGTACCGGAGCATGAAAGCGCGCTCGAAGAAGAGAAGGCTGCAGGGGAGGCCAGTTCACGTTCCCTCAGTTTCGTCAGCAACGGATTTGCGGACATGTCCGTTGCCGCTGCCGCGGATTCTACCCCGCGCTACATGTCGTCGAGCGCCGCGCGAACCAATGGCGACACCACGCGCCGCTTCATCCGCACCGCCGATCTCAAGTTCAGGGTGAAGGATGTGGTGCAGGCCACGTATTCGATCGAGGACATCATTGCTGCGCAAGGCGGCCATGTGGAGCATGCGCACCTCACCACGCGCGTCGATCAGCGCTACACCATGCCTGTTAGCGAGGACAGCCTGTTGGAGACCACACGCTTCACCGTGGTGAGCAACTCGGTGCTGCGCGTTCCTGTGGGACGCCTCGACACCACCCTGAAGATGCTTGCGCGCTTCGTTGATTTCCTGGATCACCGCACCGTGAAGGCGGAGGATGTGCGCCCGCTGATGCTCGCGAACCTATTGGAGCAGCGCCGCATCGCACGCTACAACGGCAGGGTGGAGAAGGCCATCGATGAGCAGGGCAAGCGGCTGAAGGAGACCAGCGCCACGGAAGAGCAACTGCTGAACCGGCAGGAGCAGGCCGACCGCGCTCTGCTGAGCAGCATGAGCCTGCAGGACCGGATCGACTACAGTACGATCACGCTCGAGATCTACCAACGGCAGAGCGTGCGTCAGGAGCTGCTCGCCAAAGAGCACGGCGTGGAACGGTACGAGCCGGGCTTCCTCACCAAGCTGGGCAAGGCCGTGGCGAACGGCTGGCGGATGCTGCTGCGCTTCTTCCTGCTGGTGGCCGGCAATTGGAGCGTGATCCTGCTCGCGGCGATCGCTTTCGTCCTCATGCGGCGCTGGCTCCGCAAGCGGCCGCAGGGATGAGCGCCCGCCGGTACGGCGTAGATTCGGGCGCGAATCAAGTGCCATGACAGCAAGACTCACGCTCGCCTGTTCCACGCTCTTCCTTTCCTGCGCCACCGCCCTGGCCCAGCCCCGCATCCACGGCTGCCTGGTGCTGCGCGATGGAGCCGCTCCGCCTCGTCCGCAGGCGCTCACGCCCGATGAGCGCGACCTGATCGATGAGACGATCGCGCGCAGCGACACCTTCGACATCCTGCACTACGACATCAGCCTCGATGTCACCGATTACACCGGGCAGGCGATCACGGCCTCCACCACCGTCACCTATGCCGCGCGCATGCCGGGCCAAACAGGCATCCGCTTCGACCTTGTGGCGCTCACGGTGGACTCCGTGATCGGCGCCAATGGCCCGCTCGCCTTCACGCACGACGGCCAATTCCTGGATGTGCAGCTTGAGGATGAGCCAACGGTGGGCGAGGAGCAGCAGCTCACCGTGCATTACCACGGGCAGCCCATCGGCGACCCTAGCTGGGGCGGCTTCTACTTCGCCAGCAACTACATCTACAACCTGGGCATCGGCCTCACCACGGTGCCGCCCAACTTCGGCAAGGTGTGGTACCCCTGCTTCGACAGCTTCATGGAGCGCGCGGCGTACACCTTCCATGTGAAGAGCGCGGGTGGGCGCTGGCTGCTGGGACAAGGCGATTTCATCGGTGAGGTGCAGCTCGGCGGCGATACCGTGATCCGCAGCTACGAACTGCCGCATGCGATCCCCACGCACGTGAGCGCCATCGCCGTTGCCAATTACGCCGAGAACAACT of Flavobacteriales bacterium contains these proteins:
- a CDS encoding endonuclease/exonuclease/phosphatase family protein; amino-acid sequence: MKPAEHEPKPAKRPSRWHLPLWWANGIAVGLLLLTYLAPHVSPHAFWPLALLAFAYPFQLLAHAGFLVYWLLFRRKRMLLSGLALLIGYGHLADHMQLAGSAAPPTEELGEPVKLLSWNVRLFDLYNWDDNERTRDAIFDALAREDAGILCLQEFFHSTDKRYFRTRDAIMHELGCRSEHMAWTHTARYDQHYGIATFSKHPITRRGRVHFGRKTNNICIWSDIKLGTDTIRVFNAHLASLHFGDADYDFLDSLGHDPSTELLKQHGGRIAGLLRSGLVRRASEAARIDSAMRASPHPVVFCGDINDVPMSYAYQLLRGDKRDAFVESGSGLGGTYIGRLPKLRIDHILHDEAIESWDFQRLPEELSDHHGLSVMVAVKRESND
- a CDS encoding DUF4349 domain-containing protein encodes the protein MKLPTAILALIALIVFFPACQRAPDSESASVPEHESALEEEKAAGEASSRSLSFVSNGFADMSVAAAADSTPRYMSSSAARTNGDTTRRFIRTADLKFRVKDVVQATYSIEDIIAAQGGHVEHAHLTTRVDQRYTMPVSEDSLLETTRFTVVSNSVLRVPVGRLDTTLKMLARFVDFLDHRTVKAEDVRPLMLANLLEQRRIARYNGRVEKAIDEQGKRLKETSATEEQLLNRQEQADRALLSSMSLQDRIDYSTITLEIYQRQSVRQELLAKEHGVERYEPGFLTKLGKAVANGWRMLLRFFLLVAGNWSVILLAAIAFVLMRRWLRKRPQG
- a CDS encoding rhomboid family intramembrane serine protease, with translation MFEELKRQWRSGGMVIRLVLVNASVFVALHLINLPFWAMRQPGPDILGWLWSRSDLSALMLRPWTMVTYMFTHWGFGHIFFNLLLLWFMGRIFEDLLGSKRVLGNYLLGGFSGLALYLIGYNVLPVYADQVAGSSIHGASASVMAVLVGIAAYRPDYEVRLLLFGTVRLKWIALVLFLIDLVSVQESANSGGHLAHIGGALYGYASSMALKRRSGAMDWSLAFVNGLERFFGRFKRKSGARMRVEKPFSGKRRSDADFNAAKRDHQARIDAILDKISRSGYDSLSKEEKDVLFKAGK